The sequence TGGAAAAGTATTTCGTTTAAAAAACTATAAAGATAATATAGGAAATGGAGAATTCACTGAATATTATAGAAATGGTCAAATAAAAGTAAAAGGTAATTACAAAGGAGGCTTAAGAGAGGGCGAATTCAAATTTTATTCTGAAAGCAATAAATATCTTGGTTCAGTCTTTTATAAAAATAAAGAAATAATAAAAAATACTTTAAGTAAAGAAGATATGAAAGATTTAAGTGCAAGTTTTGAATTTGCAGATATGGCTTTATTTCTTAGAAGTACTACCCGTGATATTGTAGGGGCAACTACTGATGTATATCCTAGTGGAAAACCTAGGATTTATATGCCTTATAGTGTGAATGGTGAACTTCATGGAGACTATATAGAATTTTATGAAGATGGTAAAATTTCATATAAAATAACTTATGAAAACGGAATTAGACATGGTAAATCTATTAGCTATTTAGAAAATGGAAAAATCATAGGAGAAACAAATTATATAGATGGTAAAAAAGAAGGTAAAAGTTTCTAAACTTTTACAAAAAAGAAGTTTTATCAACGGAAAAGCTGAAGGAGAGTTTATTGAATACTATGAAAATGGTGTTATAAAAGAAAAAGCCTATTTTATAAATAACAAACTAGAAAAAGAGCATTTATTCTATGATAAAAATGGAAATCTTACTAAAACTGAAATTTATAAAAATGGTATAAAACAATAATTCTGGGAATAAGGAGTAATATATATGAAAAAAATTTTTATTATTTTATTTTTGATGTTATCAATTTTTACAATAATAAATGCTAATCCGTTTAAAACTGAAAAAGAATTAAATAACTTTTTTACTGAAATAGATAAGAAAATTAAAGAAGAATTGAAAAAAAATTATAGGGAAGAATATAGTAAAAGAAAAATATCTCCTAATAATGAATATTCATTTGAAATAGAAGATGATGGAACTAGTTTTTTTACAAGAAATATTGATATAAAACCCAAAACAGAAATTACTCAATATTTTAATAAAAAAGGGGAGTTATATATGATTTCTTCTCTTACTAGTGAAACTGATAAAGAGCTTTATGCTCTATATAGAAAGTATGATAAAAATGGAAATCTTTTTATTTATACCTATGCTATTGATGGAAAAAACACAGATAAAGGTTACTACAGTGATGGAAAATTAGCATATATTCTAGAATTAAAAATCTTAAAAGGACAAGCACCTATTCCAAATGGTAAATACATTGAATACTACAAAAACGGGCAAATAAAAGTACAAGGAAATCATAAAGAAGGTAAAAGAGATGGAGAGTTTAGAGCCTTTCTTAGAAATGGTAAAAGTGCAGGCTCCATTTTTTATAAAAATGGTAAAATTATAAAATCTACTTTAGTTAATAGTATGAAAGATAATGCTAGTTTTTCTATATTAACTGATATAAATTATAACTTAAATTCACATGAAATAATTACTGATGAATTTCCAAACAAACTTTTAAAACAATATTTTATTTTTAATAAAAATGGACTTCTTGATGGTGAAAGTAGGCAATATTATGAAGAAGGTGATATAAAATCAATATCTCCTTTCAAAAATAATGTTGCTGATGGTGTTTTTATTTCATATTATCAAAATGGGAATATTAAAGAAAAACATATCTATAAGAATGGGAACAAAGAAGGTGAGGGCATATTTTATTATGAAAATGGAAAACTTGAAGAAAAATACTTTATGAAAAATGGAAAGTTAGATGGAGAAGCAATAAATTATTTTGAAGATGGAAAAATAAGAAATAAATCTATTTTTAAAGATGGAGTTCTATTGGAAGAAGAAGTATATCAAGATAATGAGATTATAAAAAATACTTTTAAAAATGAAGAGATTGTTCAACAAGATATATATTCTAAAAATAAGGTATTAAAAGCTAAAAAATTCTTTTTAGAGAATGGAAAAATGAAAATAATATCTTACTATGAAAATGGGAATAAAGAAGAAGAGGTTTTTGTTATAAATGAACTTCTTGATGGAGAAGCTCTTGTATATTATCCTAGTGGTAAACTAAAAGAGAAAGATTTTTTTAAGAATGGAAAAAGAGAAGGAGAAGCTATAATTTATTATGAAAATGAAAATGTAAAACAAAAATCTCTTTTTAAAAATGATAAGAGAGAAGGAGATTTATTTATGTACTATCCTAGTGGTAAACTTTGTCAAACAGAAAAATTTATCAATGGGAAAGAAGATGGAGAGGTTATAGAATATTATGAAAGTGGTGTAATAAAAGAAAAAACTTACTTTATAAACGGAAAACAAGAAAAGGAACATTTTTTCTATGATGAAAAAGGAAATCTAATAGAAACTGATATCTATAAAAATGGTGTAAAACAATAATTTTAAGGAGACTGATTATGAGAAAAAATTTCTTTATTTTAATTTTTTTATTTTTTATATTTTCAATATTAAATGCAAATCCTTTAAAAAATGAAACTGAACTTCAAAAGTTTAGAAATAAAGTAGATAAAGTAATTAAAGAAGAATTAAAAAATGATTATAAAAAAGAATATTTAAAAAGAAAAGATAATTTAAAAAAAATTGAAAATAATGGAGAAATTGGTTTTGAAGATGAAGATTTTATATTTCAATTTGAAGATAATGCACTTACTCTTGCTTCAAAAAAATTAAAATCAATTCCTAATACAGCTATTACTCAAGAATTTGACAAAACTGGAAATTTTTTTCGTATCTTTTCTATTACTTCTATTGATGAAAACTTTCTTCTGTATAGATATTTTGATAAGAACTCTAACCTTGTTATAGATGTATATGGTACTAACGGGAAAGTTATACAAAAAGGCTATTATAATAATAAACAATTAGCATATATTATAGAAGGAAATATATTAAAAAATCTAGATAGTATTCCAAATGGGAAATATATAGAATACTATAAAAATGGGCAGATAAAAATACAAGGACATACTAAAGAAGGAAAAAGAGATGGAGAATTTAAAGCCTTTCTTAAAAATGGTAAAAGTGCTGGTTCTGTTATCTATAAAGATGGAAAAATTATAAAATCTACTTTGATTAATAGTATGAAAGATAATGCTAGTTTTCCTCTAATAGATAATATCAATTATGAATTAGATACTACTCATACTCTAGGAAAAGTAGAATTTGAAAATGGTCTTTTAAGAACATACTTTATTTTCAATAAAAATGGACTTCTTGATGGGAATAGTATAGAGTATTATGAAGAAGGAAATATTGAATCACTTGTTCCTTATAAAAATAATGTAGTTGAAGGTTTAGTTATTACATACTATGAAAATGGAAATATTAAAGAAGAAGTTAATTATAAAAATGATAAAATGAATGGTGAAGCCAAATCTTATGATGAAAATGGAAAGTTAAATGGAAGAACCATTTTTAAAGATGATATTAAACTTGAAGAAGATGTTCATAAAAAAAATGAAATATTGAAAAATACTTTTAAAAATGGAGAACTTGTGAAACAAGATATTTGCTCACCTAATGGAACTTTAAAAGAAAGAAGAATATTAAATGGAGATGAAATGGAGTATTCAACTTTTTATCCAAATGGAAATGTTAAACAAAAAATTTTTGCTAAAGACAAAATAATTATAAAAGAACAACTTTATGCAAGAAATGGAAATATTATGTCTAATAGCTTTTTTTCTAATGGAAAACCTGTAACAGAAGTTTTTGAATACTACCCTGATGGTAAAATTCATAAAAAAATTTCTTCTTCAAATAATATGTTAGATGGTAATTATTTAGAGTACTATCCTAATGGAAAACTTAAAAATAAAGCTTTTTTTAAGAATGATAAACAAGAAGGGGAATATACTGCCTATTATGAGAGTAGTGCCATCATGCAAAAAGTTCCTTATAAAAATGGTATAAGAAATGGTGAAGCTATTGCATACTATGAAAATGGAAATATTGAACAAAAGGCATATTTTATAAATGGAAAACAAGAAAAAGAACATTTATATTATGATAAAAAAGGAAATTTAATAAAAACTGAAATTTATAAAAATGATATAAAACAATAAAAAATTAAGGGAGTGCTACAAAAGTAACATTCCCTTTTAACTTATTTTTTCCCTTTTAACTTAGTAAAGAAATACACTAAATATGCTCCAACACCTATAAAAGTGCAACCTGCCATAGAGTATTCTGAATTTAAAAATCCAAATTTTATAGCAATAAAAGCAAATAAATTTATTCCAACAACTAAGCAAAGTATTATTAATATTTCTTTAAAAAAAGCTTTTAATTTTTCATTCATAACTAAGCTCCAAAATACTATTGAGGTTTTACAACAATATTAACTATTTTATTTGGTATTACAATAATTTTTACAACATTCATACCTTCTAAATGTTTAGCTACATTTGGTAATTTCAAAGCAGTTTTTTCAACTAAGGCTTGTTCACTATCCTTTGCAATTTCAAAGCTTCCTCTAACTTTTCCATTTACTTGAACAGCAATAGTAGTTTCATCAGATGATAACATTTTTTCATCATATTCAGGCCATTTTTCATTGAATAAATATCCTTTTTCTCCTAATTCTTCCCATATTTCATCACAGAAATGAGGAACAAATGGAGATAACATAATTATTATTTTCTTCAATGTATAACCTAAAATCTTAGCAGCTTGTTCTGAATTCATTGAAGAAGATACATAAGTTTGAACTTCATTAATAAGTTCCATATTAGCTGCTATTGCAGTATTGAAATGGTAATTATTTTCAATAGCATCTGTAACTTTTTTAATAGTTTGATTTAATTTAATTAACAATGTTTTATCTTCTTTTGAAAGTTTATTATAGTCAATTTCATCATTTGCATTTTTTACAAGCTCCGAATTTTCAAAAACTAATCTCCAAACTCTTGTTAAAAATCTATATGCTCCTGCAAGTCCATTTTCATTCCATTCTAATTCTTTTTCAGGTGGTGCAGCAAACATAATAAATAATCTTGTTGTATCTGCTCCATATTTATCTAACATTTCTTCTGGGTCAACACCATTATTTTTAGATTTTGACATCTTTTCAACTTTTACTTGTAATTCTTCTCCTGATTGAGAATAAGCTTTATCTCCCTTTATAATAGCAGCTTTTTGAAGTAAATATTTATTTTCTTTTTCAGAATAATATGATGGTCCTAACACCATTCCTTGTGTCAATAATCTTTTAAATGGTTCATTTGATGAAAGTAAACCTAAATCTCTTAAAACTTTATGGAAAAATCTTGCATACAATAAATGCATTACTGCATGTTCAACTCCACCTATATATTGGTCTACTGGTGTCCATTTATCAACTATTTCTTTACTGAAAGGTAGATTTAAGTTTTTAGGGTCACAATATCTCAAAAAATACCAAGATGAATCCACAAATGTATCCATAGTGTCAGTATCTCTTCTAGCTTTTCCACCACAACAAGGACAAGTTGCTTCTTTAAACTTATTAGAAGTTTCTAATGGATTTCCATTTCCAGAAAATTCTATATCATCTGGAAGTAACACTGGTAAATTTTCATCTTTTTCTAAAACTTCTCCACATTTTTCACAGTATAAAGCTGGAATAGGAGTTCCCCAATATCTTTGTCTTGAAATTCCCCAGTCTTTTAATCTATATTTATATGTTCTTTTTCCATAGCCTTTTTCTTCCACATACTCAGCTATTTTTACTAAGGCATCTTTACTAGATAAACCATTAAATTCTCCTGAATTTATCATTACTCCTTCCTCTATATAAGGAAGTTGAACTTTTTCATCAGACTTTTTAGAAGTTATAACTTGTTTAACTGGTAAATTATATTTACCTGCAAAAACAAAGTCTCTTTCATCATGTGCAGGAACTCCCATAACTGCCCCTGTACCATAATTCATAAGAACATAATCTGCTATCCACAATGGTACAATTTCTTTATTAACAGGGTTTTCAATATGCCAACCACTATCTATACCATTTTTTTCTCTACCTTCTGCTCCTCTTTCAATTATATCTGTATTTTTCATTTCTGTTACTTTATCTTTAATTGATGGATTATCTTTTAAAATCTTTTCAACTATTGGATGTTCAGGTGCAACAACTGCATAAGATACTCCATAAATAGTATCAATTCTTGTTGTAAATATAGGTAAATCCTCTCCTGTTTCAACAACTTTTAACTTTAATTCTGTTCCAAAAGATTTTCCTATCCAGTTCTTTTGCATAGTTAAAACTTTTTCTGGCCAACCATCTTTTATTTCTTCATGACCTTCTAATAATTCATCTGCATAGTCAGTGATTTTAAAGAACCATTGTTCCAATTCTTTTTGTATAACATGAGTTTTTGAATGACGCCAACACATCCCATCTTCAACTTGTTCGTTTGCTAAAACTGTTTGACAATCAGGGCACCAGTTCACTAAAGATTTTTTCTTATAAATTAAACCTTTTTCATACATTCTTTTAAATAACCATTGGTTCCATTTATAGTACTCTGGTGTATAACTTGCTATTTCTCTTTCCCAATCATAAGAGAATCCCATTAATTTTAATTGTCTTCTCATATTTTCTATATTGGATTTAGTCCATATAGCAGGGTGAGTACCATTTTGAATTGCTGCATTTTCAGCTGGTAAACCAAATGAATCCCAACCCATAGGTTGTAACACATTATATCCTTTCATTCTTTTATATCTTGAAATTACATCTCCTATTGTATAGTTTCTAGCATGTCCAACATGTAATTTTCCAGAAGGATAAGGTAGCATTGAAAGTACATAATAATTTTCTTTTCCCTCTACTTGATTTTCTGTTTTAAATATATTATCTTTACTCCATCTTTCTTGCCATTTCTTTTCAATTTCCTTAAATTCATAATCTCTCAATTTATTTTCACCTCTTAATATTTTCTTCTTCTTTTATCCACTCTTCACTCTTTTTTCTTATTCTTTGAATTGTATTATCTATGCTTTTTAAGTTTTTAGATAAAATCGTTGCTATTTCTCTATATGAATAACCTCTTATTAAATAAGTTAGGACTTCCTTTTCAAATTTACTAAAATTATTTTCCGAAAATTTTTTAAATTCTTCTATTTCTTCTTTTAATAAATAGGCTTCTTCTGGATTACTTTCTGATGATTTATAGTTATTTATGTTATGTCCTTCATCATCAAAATATGCACTATCTTCAAGTATGGCATTTGTTTTTAAAGCCTCATTTAATACCATATGTTTTTGAGTATTGGCTTTTCTTATTGCACTTATCATCTCTCTTCTTATACATAAAAATGCAAAACTACTGAAAGATGATTTAGTTTCATCATAGAATTTTATTGCCTTTAATAAGCCTAAAATTCCCTCTTGTACTAAATCTTCTTTTTCTGCACCCACCAAATAATATTTTTGTGCATTAAAAGACAAAAGTTTTGAATATTCCTTTAATATCAAATCAATAGCTTCATTATCACCGGACTGTGCTTTTTTTAAAATAGCATTGATATCTTCCATTTTCTCTCCATTATCTATTTACAATTCTTGACAGCAGAATACCACTTGCAACAGAAACATTCAATGAATTAATTTGTCCATACATTGGAATTTTAATCAATTTATCACAATGTTCCCTAACTTTTTTTCTAATTCCACTACCTTCATTTCCCAGGACTAAAACAACTTTATTTGAATAATCTTCTTCATTATAGCTTATATTTGCTTCTCCAGCTGCTCCATATACCCAATAATCTAACTTTTTAAGTTTATTTATTGTATCTGACAGGTTAGTTACCTTAGAAATATTTACATATTCTATTGCTCCTGTTGAAGTCTTAACAACAGTTTCATTTATTCTAACTGAATTTCTTTCTGGAATTATTATTAAATCTACTTTAAATACCTCTGCACTTCTTATTATTGCTCCAAAATTTCTTGGGTCTTGTATCTCATCTAAGATTAAAACCAACGATTTGTCTTTTCCAACAAGTTCTTCATAGGCTTCATCAAAATCTTTATAGTAGTCATAGTTACTTATATATACTGCTACACCTTGAGAATTTTCTATTTTTTTTCCAGTATAAAATATTTTAATATTTCTCTTAGAAGCTAAATCTTTTAATTTTTGTACAGTTTCACCTTTTAAACCATTATAGAGTTCTAATTTTTCTATATTTTTTTCTTTATTTAATAAAGCCTCTGTCACTGGGTTAATACCTATTATTCTTTCCATTTTCTCTCCCTAGGCTTCTGTCTTAATTCTTTCTATATTTGCTCCCAAAGCCTTAAATTTTTCTTCAAAGTTTTCATATCCTCTGTCCACATGGTAAATTCTATTTACTAAACTTTCACCATTTGCTTTCAGTGCTGCAAGTATAAGTGATGCCCCTGCTCTTAAATCACTTGCCATTACTTCTGCTGATGAGAAATTTTCAACTCCTGTTATTTTAGCAGTTGATGAGTCAATTTCTATTTTTGCTCCCATTCTATTAAGTTCTGGCACATGCATAAATCTATTTTCAAATATTGTTTCTTTTATTTCACTTGTCCCATTTACTAAACACATAAGTGTCATCATTGGAGATTGTAAATCTGTTGGAAAACCAGGGTGTGGCATAGTTGTTACCTTTGCAGGTTTTAAATCAGATAATTTTGTTAAAACTTCTAATTTATCTCCTTCTATTTTAAATTTAGTTCCCATTTCTTCAAGTTTTAATAAGAAACTTGATAGATGTTCTGGAACTATTCCAGAAACTTTTATACTTCCATCAAATAAGATAGAAGCTATTATATATGTCCCTGCAACTATCCTATCTGGAATTATAGTATATTCACAAGCAGTCAATTTATCCACTCCATCAATTTCAAGTCTACTTGTTCCTACCCCACTTATTTTTGCTCCCATTTTTATTAAAAAATTACATAAATCTTCTATTTCTGGTTCTTTTGCAGCATTTTCTAAAACAGTTTTTCCTTTAGCCTTAACAGCTGCCATTATTATATTTTCTGTTGCTCCAACACTTGGGAAATCAAGAACTATATTCCCACCAATTAAACCATTTTCTGTTGTAGCTTCAACATATCCATGTTCTATATTTATTTTTGCTCCTAAGGCTTCAAAACCTTTTAAATGTAAATCAACAGGTCTTGCCCCTATTGCACAACCACCTGGTAGGGCAACTTTTCCTCTTTTTTCAATGGCAAGCATTCCACCCATTACTAAAAATGAAGCTCTCATCTTTTTAACTAAATCATAGCTTGCTTCTGCTCCACTAAGTCCATTATTTATTATTTTATATGAATTAGCATCTAATTTTTCTACTTCCAATCCTAAGCTTTCTAAGAGTGCAACCAAAGTTCTAATATCTCTTAAATCAGGAACATTTCTTAAAACATAAGTTCCTTTCTCAACTAATGTTGCTATCATTATTGGGAGTGTTGAATTTTTTGAACCATCAACTTTTAATTCCCCTGCTATTTTTTTTCCACCAATTATTTTAAATGCTTCAACCATTTTTATTTCCCCTTTTTATTTTTCAGTATTTAAAAATTATAACATATTTTCTTGATTTTGTGTTAAATATTATGAAATAGAATTATATTTTATTTTTCACTTTTATATTCTCTATATAATTTATTTAAAAATTCACATAAATTTATTAAGTTAAGCAAAATAAATTTTATTGTATTTATTTATATTATATGATAAAATGAATGGTAATGTTTACTAAATAGAATTAATATATTTAATATATTAAATTTTGAGCTAGTCAATATTTTATTAATACTAATTACCTTATTAAAAATTAGTAAAATTTTAATTTTATATAGATATAAAGAATATAATATAAAGTTGTAACTACATTAAGGAGAACATAATGATAAAAAATAATTTTATTAACAGAGTTTTACAAATTCTAGTAGTTCTTTTTGGAATAAGTTTTTTCACCTTTAGTTTAACTTATTTATCACCAGGTGACCCTGCTGAAATTATGTTAACTGAGTGTGGAAATATTCCTACACCAGAGTTAGTTGAACAGACAAGAGCAGAACTTGGTTTGGACAAACCCTTTGCTGAACAGTATTTTAGATGGGCTTCAAATGTTGCTCATGGAGAATTTGGGAAGTCTTATTCTTTAAGAGTTCCTGTTGTGAGTAAAATAAAAACTGCTTTTATGCCAACATTAAAACTTTCTTTATTATCACTTACATTTATGATAATAATTTCTCTACCATTAGGTATTCTTGCTGCTTTAAAGGTAAATAAATGGCAAGATTATTTTGTTAGAGCAATAAGTTTTACAGGACTTTCTATTCCTAGTTTTTGGTTGGGACTAATATTTTTAAGTGTTTTTGGTGTAATGCTTCGTTGGGTAACTGTTTCAGGTGGTAAAGCTGACTTTAAGTCAATGATACTCCCTGCATTTACATTAGGCTTTGCAATGTCAGCAAAATATATAAGACAAGTTAGACACACTGTTTTGGAAGAATTAAATAAAGATTATGTTATTGGAGCTAAAATGAGAGGTATAAAAGAAAGTACAATACTTATAAAACATGTACTACCTAATGCTTTGATACCTTTAATCACTCTATTAGGTCTATCTCTTGGTAGCTTGCTAGGTGGAACTGCTGTTATAGAAATAATTTATAACTTCCCTGGAATGGGAAATTTAGCTATAAAAGCTATATCTTTTAGAGATTATCCTTTGGTTCAAGCCTATGTGTTACTTATTGCACTTATTTATTTAGTGATAAATCTTATAGTAGATTTTTCATATAAATTATTAGATAAGAGAATTGAGGGGGCAAACTAATTGAAAGCAACTAAATTTATAAAAGGACATAAACAACTCATATTTTTTCTTGTGATGGCAATAATCATTGTTTTAATTGCTATCTTTGCAAAACAAATAGCTCCAAAAGATCCATTAAACGCAGTTATGGATAAACCTTTACACAGTCCTGATAAAGTAAATTTATTAGGAACTGATATTTTAGGAAGAGATATTTTATCTCGTATTATCTATGGAACAAGATATTCTCTTTTTATGACATTGGTACTTGTTGGGACTGTTTTTACTCTTGGAACTATTTTAGGTTTACTAGCTGGATACTTTGGTGGAATTGTTGATACCCTTATTATGAGACTTGCTGATATGATGGTATCTTTCCCAGGTATTATCCTTGCAATAGCAATAGCTGGGCTTTTAGGACCTAGTATGACAAATGCAATCATTGCAATTTCAGCAGTTACTTGGCCTAAATATGCAAGACTTTCAAGAAGTATGGTTTTAAAAATAAAAAAAGAATTATATGTTGAAGCTGCAAGACTTACTGGAAGTAAAGATAAAGATATTTTATTTAAATATATTTTACCAAATATGGTTACTCTTATGTTAGTAACTGCAATTTCAGATATAGGAGCATTAATGCTTGAAATTTCTGCCTTATCATTTTTAGGCTTTGGAGCTCAACCTCCTATTCCAGAATGGGGAGCAATGTTAAATGAAGGAAGAACATATCTTGCAAAAGCTCCTTGGCTTATGTTATATCCTGGAATGGCAATAGTTATAGTTGTAGTTGTATTTAATATGCTTGGCGATAATATCAAGGATTTAATAGATATTAAGGAAGAAGATTTTTAAGAAGCAATAAAATTTTAATATATTAACAAAAAAGGAAAGGTGGTAATCAATGAAATTTTTTACAAAGAAAAGTTTTGCTTTTCTAATGGCAATCTTAATGATGTTTACTTTGGTGGCTTGTGGGGGAGATAAAAAAGAAGAAACTCCTGCAACAGGAACAACAAATGCTAATGGAGAATTAGTTGTAGGAGTTACAAGTTTTGCCGATACTCTTGAACCTACTGAACAATATTTTAGTTGGGTTATAACTCGTTATGGTGTTGGAGAAAACTTAGTTCGTTTTGATGAAAATGGGGAATTACAAGCTTTACTTGCAGAAGAATGGAAAGTTAGTGATGATAAATTAACTTGGGAATTTAAAATTAGAGATGGAGTTAAATTCTCTAATGGTAATCCTTTAACAGCAGAAGCAGTAAAATCTTCTCTTGAAAGAACTTTTAGAAAAAGTAAAAGAGCAGATGGATTCTTTAAACCTACTTCAATAGTTGCTGATGGACAAACTTTAAAAATATCTACTGAAAAACCAGTTGCTATTTTACCTCAATGTTTAGCAGATCCTCTATTCTTGATAATAGATACTTCTGATAATGTTGAAGAATACACAACAAATGCTCCTATCTGTACAGGACCTTATGTATTTAAAGAATTTGTCCCTACTGAATATGCAGTAGTTGAAAGAAATGAAGATTATTGGGGTGGAAAAGCTGGACTTGCAAAAGTTACTTTTAAATGTATCAATGACCAAAGTACTCGTGCCTTATCTTTAAAAACTGGAGAAATTGGAGTTGCTTACAACTTAAAAATTGAAAATAAAGCTGATTTTGAAGGACAAGATGATATTAATATTCAAGAATTAAAATCACTTAGATCTACTTATGCTTTTATGAATCAACATGGAGCATTAGGAGATTTAGCACTTCGTCAAGCATTGCTTAGAGCTTTAGATAAAAAAGCATATACTGAAAATCTATTAGGTGGAGCTGCTACTCCTGGAAAAGCCCCTATTCCTCCTACATTAGATTTTGGTTTTGATAAACTTGTTGATGATAATGCTTACAATCCTGAAAGTGCAAAAGAAATATTAGCAAAAGCAGGATATAAAGATGTAGATGGTGATGGGTTTGTTGAAAAACCAGATGGTTCAAAACTTGATTTAAATTTTGTAATCTATACAAGTAGAGAAGAATTAAAAGTTTATGCTCAAGCTGCTCAAGCTAACTTAAAAGATGTTGGTATTAAAGTTACTTTAAAAACTGTTAGTTATGAAACTCTTTTAGATATGAGAGATTCAGGAAACTTTGATTTATTGATTTGGAATGTACTTGCTGCCAATACAGGAGATCCTGAAAAATATCTATATGAAAACTGGGATAGCAGATCTGCATCTAATCAAGCAGGATACAAAAATGAAAAAGTTGATGAATTATTAGATAAATTAAATGTAGAATTTGATCCAGAAAAAAGAAAAGATTTAGCAATAGAAATTCAACAATTAATAATGAATGATGCTGCAACAGTATTCTTTGGATATGAAACTACTTTCTTATACTCAAATAAAAAAGTACAAAATGTAAAAATGTTCCCAATGGACTACTATTGGTTAACAAAAGATGTTACAGTTAGTGAATAGAAGGAGAAAAAATGTTAGAAATTAAAGATTTAACGATACAATATGGAGAAAAAAATGCTGTTGTTGAAAATTTTTCTCTAACTATGCAAAAAGGAGAAATTATAAGTATTGTTGGAGAATCTGGAAGTGGAAAATCTACTGTCCTTCGTTCAATAATAGGTGGATTATTAGGACAGGGGAAAATTACTTCTGGAGATATAATTTTCAATGGTAAATCA is a genomic window of Fusobacterium nucleatum containing:
- a CDS encoding toxin-antitoxin system YwqK family antitoxin; the encoded protein is MKKIFIILFLMLSIFTIINANPFKTEKELNNFFTEIDKKIKEELKKNYREEYSKRKISPNNEYSFEIEDDGTSFFTRNIDIKPKTEITQYFNKKGELYMISSLTSETDKELYALYRKYDKNGNLFIYTYAIDGKNTDKGYYSDGKLAYILELKILKGQAPIPNGKYIEYYKNGQIKVQGNHKEGKRDGEFRAFLRNGKSAGSIFYKNGKIIKSTLVNSMKDNASFSILTDINYNLNSHEIITDEFPNKLLKQYFIFNKNGLLDGESRQYYEEGDIKSISPFKNNVADGVFISYYQNGNIKEKHIYKNGNKEGEGIFYYENGKLEEKYFMKNGKLDGEAINYFEDGKIRNKSIFKDGVLLEEEVYQDNEIIKNTFKNEEIVQQDIYSKNKVLKAKKFFLENGKMKIISYYENGNKEEEVFVINELLDGEALVYYPSGKLKEKDFFKNGKREGEAIIYYENENVKQKSLFKNDKREGDLFMYYPSGKLCQTEKFINGKEDGEVIEYYESGVIKEKTYFINGKQEKEHFFYDEKGNLIETDIYKNGVKQ
- a CDS encoding phosphatidylinositol-4-phosphate 5-kinase, whose product is MVKKKVKVSKLLQKRSFINGKAEGEFIEYYENGVIKEKAYFINNKLEKEHLFYDKNGNLTKTEIYKNGIKQ
- the leuS gene encoding leucine--tRNA ligase → MRDYEFKEIEKKWQERWSKDNIFKTENQVEGKENYYVLSMLPYPSGKLHVGHARNYTIGDVISRYKRMKGYNVLQPMGWDSFGLPAENAAIQNGTHPAIWTKSNIENMRRQLKLMGFSYDWEREIASYTPEYYKWNQWLFKRMYEKGLIYKKKSLVNWCPDCQTVLANEQVEDGMCWRHSKTHVIQKELEQWFFKITDYADELLEGHEEIKDGWPEKVLTMQKNWIGKSFGTELKLKVVETGEDLPIFTTRIDTIYGVSYAVVAPEHPIVEKILKDNPSIKDKVTEMKNTDIIERGAEGREKNGIDSGWHIENPVNKEIVPLWIADYVLMNYGTGAVMGVPAHDERDFVFAGKYNLPVKQVITSKKSDEKVQLPYIEEGVMINSGEFNGLSSKDALVKIAEYVEEKGYGKRTYKYRLKDWGISRQRYWGTPIPALYCEKCGEVLEKDENLPVLLPDDIEFSGNGNPLETSNKFKEATCPCCGGKARRDTDTMDTFVDSSWYFLRYCDPKNLNLPFSKEIVDKWTPVDQYIGGVEHAVMHLLYARFFHKVLRDLGLLSSNEPFKRLLTQGMVLGPSYYSEKENKYLLQKAAIIKGDKAYSQSGEELQVKVEKMSKSKNNGVDPEEMLDKYGADTTRLFIMFAAPPEKELEWNENGLAGAYRFLTRVWRLVFENSELVKNANDEIDYNKLSKEDKTLLIKLNQTIKKVTDAIENNYHFNTAIAANMELINEVQTYVSSSMNSEQAAKILGYTLKKIIIMLSPFVPHFCDEIWEELGEKGYLFNEKWPEYDEKMLSSDETTIAVQVNGKVRGSFEIAKDSEQALVEKTALKLPNVAKHLEGMNVVKIIVIPNKIVNIVVKPQ
- a CDS encoding sigma-70 family RNA polymerase sigma factor, translated to MEDINAILKKAQSGDNEAIDLILKEYSKLLSFNAQKYYLVGAEKEDLVQEGILGLLKAIKFYDETKSSFSSFAFLCIRREMISAIRKANTQKHMVLNEALKTNAILEDSAYFDDEGHNINNYKSSESNPEEAYLLKEEIEEFKKFSENNFSKFEKEVLTYLIRGYSYREIATILSKNLKSIDNTIQRIRKKSEEWIKEEENIKR
- a CDS encoding toxin-antitoxin system YwqK family antitoxin, with the translated sequence MRKNFFILIFLFFIFSILNANPLKNETELQKFRNKVDKVIKEELKNDYKKEYLKRKDNLKKIENNGEIGFEDEDFIFQFEDNALTLASKKLKSIPNTAITQEFDKTGNFFRIFSITSIDENFLLYRYFDKNSNLVIDVYGTNGKVIQKGYYNNKQLAYIIEGNILKNLDSIPNGKYIEYYKNGQIKIQGHTKEGKRDGEFKAFLKNGKSAGSVIYKDGKIIKSTLINSMKDNASFPLIDNINYELDTTHTLGKVEFENGLLRTYFIFNKNGLLDGNSIEYYEEGNIESLVPYKNNVVEGLVITYYENGNIKEEVNYKNDKMNGEAKSYDENGKLNGRTIFKDDIKLEEDVHKKNEILKNTFKNGELVKQDICSPNGTLKERRILNGDEMEYSTFYPNGNVKQKIFAKDKIIIKEQLYARNGNIMSNSFFSNGKPVTEVFEYYPDGKIHKKISSSNNMLDGNYLEYYPNGKLKNKAFFKNDKQEGEYTAYYESSAIMQKVPYKNGIRNGEAIAYYENGNIEQKAYFINGKQEKEHLYYDKKGNLIKTEIYKNDIKQ